The following coding sequences lie in one Deltaproteobacteria bacterium genomic window:
- a CDS encoding DUF302 domain-containing protein, whose translation MGNYGMSKKLDISYEEAIEKTKKALSAQGFGVLTEIDVKATLKKKLDKDFRKYIILGACNPPFAYRAFTEELEIGLLLPCNVIVYENEGGKGSTVTAVDPVVSLSRVGRKDMEPLAEEVKGLLKKALDSL comes from the coding sequence ATGGGAAACTACGGAATGTCTAAGAAGCTCGATATCTCCTACGAGGAGGCAATAGAAAAGACCAAGAAGGCCCTTAGCGCACAGGGTTTCGGGGTTCTTACAGAGATAGACGTGAAGGCGACCTTGAAGAAAAAACTCGATAAGGATTTTCGTAAATACATAATACTTGGCGCCTGCAACCCGCCGTTTGCGTACAGGGCCTTTACCGAAGAGCTCGAAATCGGGCTTCTTCTACCCTGTAACGTCATCGTGTATGAGAACGAGGGAGGGAAGGGCTCGACCGTTACGGCAGTGGATCCGGTGGTGTCTTTATCCCGTGTGGGTAGGAAAGACATGGAGCCGCTGGCGGAGGAAGTGAAGGGGTTGCTTAAGAAAGCCTTGGATAGTTTGTAG
- the rpoZ gene encoding DNA-directed RNA polymerase subunit omega — translation MARITVEDCLEKIPSRFALVHVAAQRARQIIKGSRKLVESENRSVVSALREVAAGEVQMVEPKKVTKKR, via the coding sequence ATGGCGAGAATAACAGTTGAGGATTGTTTGGAAAAGATTCCGAGCCGTTTTGCGCTTGTGCACGTTGCCGCGCAGAGGGCAAGGCAAATCATAAAAGGCTCAAGAAAGCTTGTTGAGTCGGAGAACAGGTCGGTTGTGAGCGCTCTTAGAGAGGTTGCAGCAGGCGAGGTTCAGATGGTAGAGCCGAAGAAGGTGACTAAAAAGAGGTAG
- the gmk gene encoding guanylate kinase — translation MVIENRKGKLFIMSGPSGAGKSTLSSKVLGEVEGMGFSVSYTTRKPRAGERDGVEYRFVDDAAFDAMVGNNEFLEHAGVHGKRYGTAKKDLEAILDGGKDVLLDIDVQGAEQLSKKYRKGVYIFITPPSIEECAKRLSGRGVMDKAEFDKRVAAAEEEIKMSSSYDYIIVNDDIEKAFEKLKAIIMAERTKRDG, via the coding sequence ATGGTTATCGAAAATAGAAAAGGGAAGTTATTTATAATGTCTGGCCCCTCGGGCGCCGGTAAGAGCACGCTTTCTTCCAAAGTCCTTGGCGAGGTCGAGGGCATGGGTTTTTCCGTCTCTTATACCACGCGTAAGCCCAGGGCTGGCGAGAGAGACGGGGTTGAGTACCGCTTCGTAGACGACGCGGCCTTCGACGCGATGGTTGGAAATAACGAGTTCCTCGAGCACGCAGGGGTGCACGGCAAGAGGTACGGCACTGCGAAAAAAGACCTCGAGGCGATACTTGACGGCGGAAAAGACGTGCTCCTTGATATAGACGTGCAGGGCGCGGAGCAGCTCTCCAAGAAGTATAGAAAGGGCGTCTACATATTCATAACGCCGCCTTCCATAGAAGAATGCGCAAAGAGGCTCTCTGGCAGGGGCGTCATGGACAAGGCCGAGTTCGATAAAAGGGTGGCTGCCGCAGAGGAGGAGATAAAAATGTCCTCTTCGTACGACTATATAATAGTGAACGACGATATAGAGAAGGCCTTTGAAAAGCTAAAGGCCATTATAATGGCAGAGCGCACCAAGCGCGACGGGTAA